Proteins from a genomic interval of Zingiber officinale cultivar Zhangliang chromosome 1B, Zo_v1.1, whole genome shotgun sequence:
- the LOC122051468 gene encoding protein spotted leaf 11-like codes for MEEGENEAPAPLPVSSVVERLVALLEEIAAISDYRNSYKKLFFNLSRRIKLLAPMFEELKESKVPIPVSTLVTMEKLNRALDLAKELLLLGSKGSKIFLVLERDQMMERFQDVTSQLEQALDEISLDEIDISDEVKEQVELMHSQFKRAKERIDTIDMELYADLLKVYNMTTDAKVDPVILRRLTEKLQLITIADLKQESVTLHEMVSDGGDPGEVIEKMSMLLKKIKDFVQTHEPELGFLTATNVGNTPVIPDDFRCPISLELMGDPVIVSTGQTYERRCIEKWMEAGHDTCPKTQQKLFSTSLTPNYVLRSLIDQWCETNGMDPPKRPVQTGKPQSVCSAGEHVKVVDLVRKLSSQNLEDQRSAAGELRSLAKRNADNRICIAEAGAISILVSLLSTNDARTQEHAVTALLNLSIYEENKSKIIFSGAVPGIVHVLKKGSMEARENAAATLFSLSVVDRNKVIIGDSGAIPPLVSLLSEGSQRGKKDAATALFNLCIYHGNKGRAVRSGAIQILITLLTDPEGTMMDEALAIMAILSGHPEGKAAITAAEALPVLVKVIKSGSPRNKENAAAVLVHLCNGEQQQQNLTELQEQGMMVPLQEMMESGTDRGKRKAAQLLERMKRFLEQQEAQSQAEAQSRAQMQEMADNLTGTISSALTLTDT; via the exons ATGGAGGAGGGAGAAAACGAAGCCCCTGCGCCGCTGCCAGTCTCGTCGGTGGTTGAGAGGCTGGTAGCGTTGTTGGAGGAGATCGCCGCCATCTCTGACTATAGGAACTCTTACAAGAAGCTATTTTTCAATCTCTCGCGGCGGATCAAGCTGCTGGCGCCCATGTTTGAGGAGCTCAAGGAAAGCAAGGTCCCGATCCCCGTATCGACGCTAGTGACCATGGAAAAGCTTAATCGGGCCCTTGATTTAGCGAAGGAGCTACTCCTACTGGGGAGCAAAGGGAGCAAGATCTTTCTG GTTCTAGAGCGAGATCAAATGATGGAAAGATTCCAAGATGTTACTTCTCAACTGGAACAAGCTTTGGATGAAATTTCCCTTGATGAGATTGACATATCTGATGAAGTGAAAGAACAG GTTGAGCTTATGCATTCTCAGTTCAAAAGAGCCAAAGAAAGGATTGATACTATTGATATGGAGCTTTATGCTGATCTGTTAAAGGTTTACAATATGACCACTGATGCCAAGGTGGATCCTGTGATTCTACGGAGATTGACAGAAAAATTACAGCTGATCACTATAGCAGATCTCAAACAAGAATCTGTTACCTTGCATGAGATGGTTTCTGATGGTGGAGATCCTGGAGAGGTCATTGAAAAGATGTCCATGCTGCTAAAAAAGATCAAGGATTTTGTACAAACACATGAACCAGAACTGGGCTTTCTGACAGCCACaaacgttggcaatactcctgTCATTCCAGATGATTTCCGCTGCCCTATATCCCTGGAGCTAATGGGGGATCCAGTTATTGTGTCAACTGGACAG ACTTATGAACGGAGGTGCATTGAAAAATGGATGGAAGCGGGACATGATACTTGTCCAAAGACACAACAAAAACTATTCAGCACATCGTTAACCCCAAATTATGTCCTTCGCAGCCTCATAGACCAATGGTGTGAAACAAATGGCATGGATCCACCCAAGCGTCCTGTGCAAACTGGAAAACCTCAATCAGTCTGTTCTGCAGGTGAACATGTAAAAGTTGTTGATCTTGTTCGAAAGCTATCTTCACAGAACCTTGAAGATCAACGGTCAGCTGCTGGCGAACTTCGTTCGCTTGCCAAGAGAAATGCAGATAACAGGATCTGCATTGCTGAGGCTGGTGCTATATCTATTCTTGTCAGTTTGCTCAGTACAAATGATGCTCGCACACAGGAGCATGCTGTCACTGCACTTCTGAACCTCTCTATATATGAGGAAAACAAGAGTAAGATAATCTTCTCTGGCGCTGTGCCTGGGATAGTGCATGTTCTCAAGAAGGGCAGCATGGAAGCACGGGAGAATGCTGCTGCGACACTTTTCAGCCTCTCGGTGGTGGATAGGAACAAAGTGATAATTGGTGATTCGGGAGCTATTCCCCCTCTTGTTTCGCTTTTAAGTGAAGGAAGCCAAAGAGGAAAGAAGGATGCTGCAACGGCACTCTTCAACCTATGCATTTACCATGGTAACAAGGGAAGGGCAGTTCGGTCTGGGGCGATTCAAATACTGATAACACTCTTGACAGATCCAGAAGGAACTATGATGGATGAAGCACTTGCTATCATGGCAATCCTTTCAGGCCATCCTGAGGGAAAGGCAGCAATCACGGCTGCTGAAGCACTGCCAGTGCTAGTAAAGGTGATAAAAAGTGGGTCACCGAGGAACAAGGAAAATGCAGCAGCTGTCTTGGTGCACCTCTGCAATGGGGAGCAACAGCAACAAAATTTGACAGAGTTGCAGGAGCAAGGGATGATGGTGCCCCTGCAGGAAATGATGGAGAGTGGCACTGACCGAGGCAAGAGGAAGGCTGCACAGTTGCTTGAGCGCATGAAAAGATTTTTGGAACAACAGGAGGCTCAAAGTCAGGCTGAGGCTCAGTCTCGAGCTCAAATGCAGGAAATGGCAGACAATTTAACGGGTACAATTTCATCGGCTTTGACTTTGACTGATACGTAG